From Halapricum desulfuricans, a single genomic window includes:
- a CDS encoding 50S ribosomal protein L10, giving the protein MSAESQRKTEHIPEWKREEIDDLVATIESYDSVGIVDMTGIPSQQLQDMRRNLYGTAELRVSRNTLLARALEEVDDGFGQLTDYISGHVGLIGTNDNPFGLYKQLEASKTSAPINAGEVAPNDIVIPEGDTGVDPGPFVGELQAIGANARIQEGSIQVMEDSKVLDAGGEVSADMANVLSELGIEPKEVGLDLRAVYAEGVLFEPEDLELDSEEYRSDIETAAARARNLALNTSFPTAQTLPAQLGKASGEAKNLAIHASIENEDVMPDLLSKADGQVRALAAQIEDQEALPEELRDLEQPDTESSDEQTADDSEDADDEATDADEAADEDAGESEDDDGDAGAALGDMF; this is encoded by the coding sequence ATGAGCGCCGAGTCCCAGCGTAAGACCGAGCACATCCCCGAATGGAAACGCGAGGAGATCGACGACCTCGTCGCCACGATCGAGTCCTACGACAGCGTCGGAATCGTCGATATGACCGGTATCCCGAGCCAGCAGCTCCAGGACATGCGCCGTAACCTCTACGGTACGGCCGAGCTGCGCGTCAGCCGCAACACGCTACTGGCCCGCGCCCTGGAGGAAGTCGACGACGGCTTCGGACAACTGACCGACTACATCTCGGGCCACGTCGGGCTCATTGGCACGAACGACAACCCCTTCGGGCTGTACAAGCAACTGGAAGCCTCCAAAACGTCCGCCCCGATCAACGCGGGCGAGGTCGCGCCCAACGACATCGTCATCCCCGAGGGTGACACGGGCGTCGATCCGGGACCGTTCGTCGGTGAGCTCCAGGCGATCGGTGCGAACGCACGCATCCAGGAGGGCTCGATCCAGGTCATGGAGGACAGCAAGGTCCTCGATGCCGGCGGAGAAGTCTCCGCGGACATGGCCAACGTCCTCTCGGAGCTGGGCATCGAGCCCAAGGAAGTCGGGCTGGACCTGCGCGCCGTCTACGCGGAGGGCGTACTCTTCGAGCCCGAGGATCTCGAACTCGATTCCGAGGAGTACCGCTCGGACATCGAGACGGCCGCCGCGCGCGCTCGGAACCTGGCACTCAACACCTCGTTCCCGACCGCTCAGACCCTGCCGGCACAGCTCGGCAAGGCCAGCGGCGAGGCCAAGAACCTCGCGATCCACGCGTCCATCGAGAACGAGGACGTCATGCCGGACCTCCTCAGCAAGGCCGACGGTCAGGTCCGGGCACTTGCCGCCCAGATCGAGGACCAGGAGGCGCTTCCCGAGGAACTGCGTGACCTCGAACAGCCGGACACTGAATCGAGCGACGAACAGACAGCAGACGACTCCGAGGACGCCGACGACGAAGCCACTGACGCCGACGAGGCGGCAGACGAAGACGCTGGCGAGTCGGAAGACGACGACGGTGACGCCGGCGCGGCGCTCGGAGACATGTTCTAA
- a CDS encoding twin-arginine translocation signal domain-containing protein, translating to MRRRRFLTGAATGAVVGTAGCIGGEVILTKDEMVPVPPEDGRIFELPSDGDEIEYIARDDRPFSVYVFGSDSALEAYKMYIDEDEETPDDRPSGVDSLSKRTVMLRGSPDELHEASTENKGREPLNVDGTGYLVLDNSNYESDPSANDERLTVQLTLKVVSSTLPI from the coding sequence ATGCGGCGTCGTAGATTCCTGACAGGGGCGGCGACCGGGGCAGTCGTCGGAACCGCCGGCTGTATCGGTGGCGAGGTAATACTCACGAAAGACGAAATGGTCCCGGTACCTCCGGAAGACGGTCGTATCTTCGAACTGCCGTCGGACGGTGACGAGATCGAATACATCGCACGGGACGACAGGCCGTTTTCGGTGTACGTCTTCGGGAGTGATAGCGCCCTCGAAGCGTACAAGATGTACATCGACGAGGACGAGGAGACACCTGACGACCGGCCGAGCGGTGTCGACTCGCTCAGCAAGCGGACGGTGATGCTCCGGGGCTCGCCCGACGAACTGCACGAGGCCTCGACCGAGAACAAGGGTCGCGAACCGTTGAACGTCGACGGGACGGGGTATCTCGTCCTCGATAACTCGAACTACGAGAGCGATCCATCGGCCAACGACGAGCGGCTCACGGTCCAGCTTACACTGAAGGTCGTTTCGAGTACGCTCCCGATCTAG
- the thpR gene encoding RNA 2',3'-cyclic phosphodiesterase — translation MSKRLFVSVDLDGLAEDVSAVQELFEGASGLNFVDPRQAHLTLKFLGDTDEDQIPELIDELDAAVDAAGVDPFTARFGSLGVFPSLEYISVVWLGVRTGSDQLTALHEAIEDRTVEMGFDPEDHDFTPHVTLARMNHAGDKELVQETVRERDPDVGTLAVDEIRLTESVLTDDGPRYSTVESFEM, via the coding sequence ATGAGCAAGCGACTGTTCGTCAGCGTCGATCTCGACGGGCTGGCCGAGGACGTGTCGGCCGTCCAGGAGCTGTTCGAAGGAGCTAGTGGGCTGAACTTCGTCGATCCCCGGCAGGCTCATCTCACGCTGAAGTTCCTCGGCGACACCGACGAGGACCAGATTCCGGAACTGATCGATGAACTCGACGCCGCAGTCGACGCCGCCGGGGTCGATCCGTTCACGGCGCGTTTCGGCAGTCTGGGCGTCTTTCCCAGTCTGGAGTACATTAGCGTCGTCTGGCTCGGAGTTCGAACGGGCAGTGACCAGCTAACCGCCCTGCACGAAGCCATCGAGGACCGGACCGTCGAGATGGGGTTCGACCCGGAAGATCACGACTTTACACCGCACGTCACGCTCGCGCGGATGAACCACGCCGGTGACAAGGAACTCGTCCAGGAAACCGTCCGGGAGCGCGATCCCGACGTCGGTACGCTCGCCGTCGACGAAATCCGACTCACCGAGAGTGTACTTACCGACGACGGGCCCCGGTACTCGACCGTCGAATCGTTCGAAATGTAA
- a CDS encoding hemolysin family protein, which yields MNSLELTIRLAAGVFLILTNGFFVAIEFALTRARQFDRSEFIGDGHPALKRAWEMTQNLELYLTTCQVGITASSIAVGIVAEPALAALFEPLFENTVLASVGSGAIIAFLIINLVHLTHGEQTPTYLGVERSRFVCRYGAPPLYWFHYAISPIITFGDWIAKATLKLFGIEMTGAWLETEQDVIESRADLRNKLGSVLDEGDISEERRDEVMNALQIGEQPVRDVMLPAEEIVALSTAVGTEENFRRMEEHPHTRYPLIGDELTDFRGIVYSPILSRHREELTDGDLDFADVAAPTMTVSPDTDVSDAIDQFQAENQELALVIEDGEVVGMVTVTDLLETIMGDIDDPIDVATSDDRSESLSP from the coding sequence ATGAATTCACTTGAACTGACGATCCGCCTAGCCGCGGGTGTGTTCTTGATCCTGACGAACGGGTTTTTCGTCGCGATCGAGTTCGCGCTGACCCGGGCCCGCCAGTTCGACAGATCGGAGTTCATCGGTGACGGTCACCCCGCACTGAAACGGGCGTGGGAGATGACACAGAACCTGGAACTGTATCTCACGACCTGTCAGGTCGGCATCACTGCCTCGAGCATCGCGGTGGGTATCGTCGCCGAACCCGCACTGGCGGCACTCTTCGAACCGCTGTTCGAGAACACGGTGCTGGCGTCGGTCGGTTCGGGCGCGATCATCGCCTTCCTCATCATCAACCTGGTCCACCTGACTCACGGCGAACAGACGCCGACGTACCTCGGAGTCGAGCGGTCCCGGTTCGTCTGCCGGTACGGCGCGCCGCCGCTATACTGGTTCCACTACGCGATCTCCCCGATCATCACGTTCGGCGACTGGATCGCGAAGGCGACGCTGAAGCTGTTCGGCATCGAGATGACGGGCGCGTGGCTCGAAACCGAACAGGACGTCATCGAGTCCCGCGCCGACCTCCGGAACAAGCTCGGCTCCGTCCTCGACGAGGGGGATATCTCGGAGGAGCGACGTGACGAGGTGATGAACGCCCTCCAGATCGGCGAACAGCCAGTCAGGGACGTGATGCTCCCGGCGGAGGAGATCGTCGCACTCTCGACGGCGGTCGGGACCGAGGAGAACTTCCGGCGTATGGAAGAGCACCCGCACACGCGCTATCCGTTGATCGGCGACGAACTGACGGATTTCCGGGGCATCGTCTACTCGCCGATCCTCTCTCGACACCGGGAGGAACTGACCGATGGCGACCTCGACTTCGCCGACGTGGCTGCTCCGACGATGACGGTCTCACCGGACACCGACGTCAGCGACGCGATCGATCAGTTCCAGGCCGAAAACCAGGAGCTCGCGCTCGTCATCGAGGACGGCGAGGTCGTCGGGATGGTGACCGTGACCGATCTGCTGGAGACGATCATGGGCGATATCGACGATCCGATCGACGTGGCCACCTCCGACGATCGATCGGAGTCGCTCTCGCCGTGA
- a CDS encoding 50S ribosomal protein L1 yields the protein MADQEIENAVSRALEEAPDRNFRETVDLAINLRDLDLNDPSNRVDEGVVLPEGTGQETTIVVFAEGETAIRAEDVADDVLDGDDLEDLGDDDGQAKDLAEDTDFFIAEASMMQDIGRYLGTVLGPRGKMPEPLQPDDDVVETVNRMKNTVQLRSGERRTFHTRVGAEDMSAEEIADNIDVILRRLHANLEKGPLNVDSVFVKTTMGPSVEVA from the coding sequence ATGGCAGATCAGGAAATAGAGAACGCAGTCTCGCGCGCACTCGAGGAAGCACCTGACCGGAATTTCCGGGAGACGGTGGACCTCGCGATTAACTTGCGCGATCTTGACCTCAACGATCCATCGAACCGTGTAGACGAAGGTGTCGTCCTGCCGGAGGGGACCGGCCAGGAGACGACGATCGTCGTCTTTGCCGAGGGCGAAACGGCCATCCGGGCCGAAGACGTCGCGGACGACGTCCTCGACGGCGACGACCTCGAAGACCTGGGCGACGACGACGGCCAGGCCAAAGATCTCGCCGAGGACACCGATTTCTTCATCGCGGAAGCGTCCATGATGCAGGACATCGGTCGATACCTCGGGACGGTCCTCGGGCCGCGCGGGAAGATGCCCGAACCGCTCCAGCCGGACGACGACGTCGTCGAGACCGTCAACCGAATGAAAAATACGGTCCAGCTTCGCAGCGGCGAGCGGCGGACCTTCCACACCCGCGTGGGTGCCGAGGACATGTCCGCCGAGGAGATCGCCGACAACATCGACGTCATCCTGCGCCGACTTCACGCCAACCTCGAGAAGGGGCCGCTGAACGTGGATTCGGTGTTCGTGAAGACGACGATGGGGCCGTCCGTGGAGGTGGCCTAA
- a CDS encoding ZIP family metal transporter: MDLWFNLTLVFVAGFITALATGLGAIPFFLVEEIGDRWNVGLWGFASGIMLAASLFGLIFEGLENGGSQPVPKLVAGLLTGVVLVVVSHRLLNDSDIDPQEYEEADFKKLVLILGILTVHSFPEGVAVGVSFAELGFEGVDGFTIAGQVVPLLAVFMTIAISIHNIPEGIAISIPLRAMGVSEWRMVGWAIFSSLPQPIGAVIAFSFVRVAQEFLPFGFGFAAGAMIYLVLTEFIPEALDQGADLAGGGRRELTAGIAAGVALMVPLAFI, from the coding sequence ATGGATCTCTGGTTCAATCTGACGCTGGTGTTCGTCGCGGGGTTCATCACCGCGCTGGCGACCGGGCTGGGCGCGATCCCGTTCTTTCTGGTCGAGGAGATCGGCGACCGCTGGAACGTCGGGCTGTGGGGATTCGCTTCCGGGATTATGCTCGCCGCGTCGTTGTTCGGACTGATCTTCGAGGGGCTGGAAAACGGCGGCAGTCAGCCGGTCCCAAAGCTCGTCGCGGGGCTGCTGACGGGTGTCGTGCTCGTCGTCGTGAGTCACCGACTCCTCAACGACAGTGATATCGACCCACAGGAGTACGAAGAAGCCGATTTCAAGAAGCTCGTGCTCATCCTCGGCATCCTGACCGTGCACAGCTTTCCGGAAGGGGTCGCCGTGGGCGTGTCATTTGCGGAACTGGGCTTCGAGGGCGTTGACGGGTTTACCATCGCTGGACAGGTCGTACCGCTGCTCGCGGTGTTCATGACGATCGCCATCTCGATTCACAACATCCCGGAGGGGATCGCCATCTCGATCCCGCTGCGGGCGATGGGCGTCAGCGAGTGGCGGATGGTCGGCTGGGCAATCTTCTCCAGTCTCCCCCAGCCGATCGGTGCCGTCATCGCCTTCTCGTTCGTCCGGGTCGCCCAGGAGTTCCTGCCCTTCGGCTTTGGCTTTGCCGCCGGGGCGATGATCTATCTCGTGCTCACGGAGTTCATCCCCGAAGCGCTCGATCAGGGCGCCGATCTGGCCGGCGGCGGACGTCGCGAGCTGACCGCGGGAATCGCCGCCGGGGTCGCGCTGATGGTCCCGCTGGCGTTCATCTAG